The Streptomyces sp. NBC_00659 genomic interval GCGCGAGCAGCGGTTCGACCGCCGACTCGTTCTGCACGACGAAGCCCGTGGTGCCCGGGCGCTCGTCGAGGATGCGGGCGAGGGTGAGGGCCATCGCGTCGTAGCCGCCCTCGCAGGGCCGGTGCAGCACCCGCAGCCCCAGCTCGCGGGAGCGGGCACGCAGTCCGTCGAGCGTCCGCTCGGCGAAGCCGGTGTGCCGCTCGTAGACGGCGGGCGCCTCGCCGATGACAGCGATGTCACGGTGGCCGAGCAGCGTCAGGTGCTCGGCGCACAGCGCGCCCGTCGCCCCGAAGTCGAGGTCGACGCAGGTCAGGCCGGTGGTGTCGGCGGGGAGGCCGATGAGCACGGACGGCTGGTCGGTCTCACGCAGCAACGGCAGCCGCTCGTCGTCGAGTTCGACGTCCATCAGGATCATCGCGTCGGCGAGCCCGCTGCCGGTGACCCGGCGCACCGCGTCGGGCCCCTCCTCGCCGGTGAGCAGCAGGACGTCGTAGCCGTGGGTCCGGGCGTTGGTGGCCACCGCGATGGCGATCTCCATCATCACGGGTACGTACATGTCGGTGCGCAGCGGGACCATCAGCGCGATGATGTTGGACCGGCTGCTCGCCAGGGCGCGGGCGCCCGCGTTCGGGTGGTAGCCGAGTTCCTGGATGCTCTGCTCGACCCGCTGCCGGGTGCTCGCGGAGATGGACCGCTTGCCGCTGAGGACATAGCTCACCGTGCTCGCCGAGACTCCGGCGTGCTGGGCGACCTCGGCGAGGGTGACCATCCGGCTCTCCCAGTTTTGTGAAGCGCTTCGACAGTGCGCGCGATACCGATAGGGGCGATGAGGGTGGCTCGACACTAGCTCGGTGGAGGAATCGTGTCCATAGGCTGTCGAAGCGCTTCGACAGCCAATTCCCGGCGCCGGCCCGGCCCTCGGTGGCCGTGCGGAACCTCACCCGGACGGCGCACCCGGACCGTCCCCCGGAACGGGCCTCCGGTGCAACACCGGCGGCCGGTTCGCGGGTGGGTCCATTGCGCCGAACGCTGCGCGAGGACTGGTGGGGTCGTCCGGAATCAGGTAAATACGATCGAGTAGAACCGGTCGGTAACGGACAGTCCCAAGATCCCTATTCGCGGCGAGGTGACCCTCATGTCCGCAACACCCCACCAGCCCACAGTCACCGAACGTGAGGCCCGACAGGTCGCCGAGGCCGCGCGCGAACAGGACTGGCGCAAGCCCAGCTTCGCCAAGGAACTCTTCCTCGGCCGCTTCCGGCTCGACCTGATCCACCCGCACCCGCTCCCGGCCGACGAGGACACGCAGCGCGGCGAGGAGTTCCTGGCCAAGCTGCGGGACTTCTGCGAGACGAAGATCGACTCCGCCCGGATCGAGCGCGAGGCACTGATTCCGGACGAGACGATCACGGGGCTCAAGGAACTCGGCGCCCTCGGCATGAAGATCGACACCAAGTACGGGGGTCTCGGCCTCACCCAGGTGTACTACAACAAGGCCCTCGCCCTGGTCGGCTCGGTGAACCCGGCGCTCGGCGCCCTGCTCTCGGCCCATCAGTCGATCGGCGTACCGCAGCCGCTGAAGCTCTTCGGCACCCAGGAACAGCGGGACACCTTCCTGCCGCGCTGCGCCCGCACCGACATCTCCGCCTTCCTGCTCACCGAACCGGACGTCGGCTCCGACCCGGCCCGGCTCGCCACGACCGCCGTGCCGGACGGCGACGACTACATCCTCGACGGGGTGAAACTGTGGACGACCAACGGCGTCGTCGCGGACCTCCTCGTCGTCATGGCGCGCGTCCCGAAGTCCGAGGGCAGCAAGGGCGGCATCACGGCCTTCGTGGTGGAGGCCGCCTCGGAGGGCGTCACGGTCGAGAACCGCAACGCGTTCATGGGTCTGCGGGGCCTGGAGAACGGCGTCACCCGCTTCCACCGGGTGCGGGTGCCGGCCGCCAACCGCATCGGACCCGAGGGGGCGGGGCTGAAGATCGCCCTCACCACCCTCAACACCGGACGCCTCTCGCTGCCCGCGATGTGCGTGGGCGCCGGCAAGTGGTGTCTGAAGATCGCCCGTGAGTGGACGTCGGTGCGTGAGCAGTGGGGCAAGCCGGTCGCGTTCCACGAGGCCGTCGGCTCCAAGATCTCCTTCATCGCGGCCACCACCTTCGCGCTGGAGGCCGTGCTCGACCTGTCGTCGCAGATGGCCGACGAGAACCGCAACGACATCCGCATCGAGGCCGCCCTCGCCAAGCTGTACGGCTCCGAGATGGCCTGTCTCATGGCCGACGAACTGGTCCAGATCCGCGGCGGCCGCGGCTTCGAGACGGCCGCGTCGCTGGCGGCCCGCGGCGAGCGCGCCGTCCCCGCCGAGCAGGTGCTGCGCGACCTGCGCATCAACCGCATCTTCGAGGGCTCCACGGAGATCATGCACCTGCTGATCGCCCGGGAGGCCGTCGACGCCCACCTCTCGGTCGCCGGCGACCTCATCGACCCCGACAAGTCCCTCTCCGAGAAGGCGAAGGCGGGCGCGAACGCCGGTGTCTTCTACGCCAAGTGGCTGCCGAAACTGGTCGCGGGCGCGGGCCAGCTCCCGCGCTCCTACAACGAGTTCCACCACGACGTGGACCTCTCCACGCATCTGCGGTACGTCGAGCGCAATGCCCGCAAGCTCGCCCGGTCCACCTTCTACGCGATGTCGCGCTGGCAGGGCCGTATGGAGACCAAGCAGGGCTTCCTGGGCCGGATCGTCGACATCGGCGCCGAGCTCTTCGCGATGAGCGCGGCCTGCGTACGGGCGGAACACCTGCGCACGAAGGACGATCACGGACGCGAGGCCTACCAGCTCGCCGACGCCTTCTGCCGCCAGTCCCGCATCCGTGTCGAGGAACTCTTCGGACGCCTGTGGAGCAACACCGACGACATCGACCGCAAGGTCGTCAAGGGCGTCCTGTCCGGCACCTACACCTGGCTGGAGGAAGGCGTCCTGGACCCGTCGGGCGAAGGCCCCTGGATCGCCGACGCCACCCCCGGCCCGAGCACCCGGGAGAACGTGCACCGGCCCATTCGCTGACGATTTCCCCGGCGGTGCGCTCCCGCCCGTCCGCCGCCCTGCTGCTTGCCGCGCCGCAGCAGGGCGCCGACAATGAACGCAACGGCGAACGGGGACATCCACCACGACGCCCTGGCGGTTCTCCCCGGCATCGACCGCGCCGGACTGCGAGGGATGTCCTATGCCAGCAAAAGGGCTCGACGCCATCACCGGAAGGATCATGCGGGCGGGCGAGGGCCGGATGCTGCGCCGCCTCGAACACCTCGCCGCGCAGACCGGCTCCCTGGAAGAGGAGTTCAGGGCGCTGTCCGACGAGGAGCTCCAGGCCCTGACACCGGAGTACAAGGAGCGTCTCGGCGCGGGCGAGAGCCTGGACGACCTGCTGCCGGAAGCCTTCGCCGCGATGCGCGAGGCCTCCCGCCGCATCCTCGGCATGCGGCACTTCGACGTGCAGATCATGGGCGGAGCGGCACTGCATCTCGGCCACATCGCCGAGATGCAGACGGGCGAGGGAAAGACGCTCGTCGGCACCCTGCCGGTCTATCTGAACGCCCTCGCCGGCAACGGGGTCCACCTCGTCACCGTCAACGACTACCTGGCCCGCCGGGACGCCGAGTGGATGGGGCGCGCGTACCGCTTCCTCG includes:
- a CDS encoding LacI family DNA-binding transcriptional regulator gives rise to the protein MVTLAEVAQHAGVSASTVSYVLSGKRSISASTRQRVEQSIQELGYHPNAGARALASSRSNIIALMVPLRTDMYVPVMMEIAIAVATNARTHGYDVLLLTGEEGPDAVRRVTGSGLADAMILMDVELDDERLPLLRETDQPSVLIGLPADTTGLTCVDLDFGATGALCAEHLTLLGHRDIAVIGEAPAVYERHTGFAERTLDGLRARSRELGLRVLHRPCEGGYDAMALTLARILDERPGTTGFVVQNESAVEPLLALLRQKGRAVPEDVSVIAICPDQVATQSSVRLTSVAIPAQDMGRHAVEHLIAKLEGRGKDEVVLIAPELTVRASTGPAPAAP
- a CDS encoding acyl-CoA dehydrogenase family protein, with protein sequence MSATPHQPTVTEREARQVAEAAREQDWRKPSFAKELFLGRFRLDLIHPHPLPADEDTQRGEEFLAKLRDFCETKIDSARIEREALIPDETITGLKELGALGMKIDTKYGGLGLTQVYYNKALALVGSVNPALGALLSAHQSIGVPQPLKLFGTQEQRDTFLPRCARTDISAFLLTEPDVGSDPARLATTAVPDGDDYILDGVKLWTTNGVVADLLVVMARVPKSEGSKGGITAFVVEAASEGVTVENRNAFMGLRGLENGVTRFHRVRVPAANRIGPEGAGLKIALTTLNTGRLSLPAMCVGAGKWCLKIAREWTSVREQWGKPVAFHEAVGSKISFIAATTFALEAVLDLSSQMADENRNDIRIEAALAKLYGSEMACLMADELVQIRGGRGFETAASLAARGERAVPAEQVLRDLRINRIFEGSTEIMHLLIAREAVDAHLSVAGDLIDPDKSLSEKAKAGANAGVFYAKWLPKLVAGAGQLPRSYNEFHHDVDLSTHLRYVERNARKLARSTFYAMSRWQGRMETKQGFLGRIVDIGAELFAMSAACVRAEHLRTKDDHGREAYQLADAFCRQSRIRVEELFGRLWSNTDDIDRKVVKGVLSGTYTWLEEGVLDPSGEGPWIADATPGPSTRENVHRPIR